A genomic stretch from Arthrobacter sp. KBS0702 includes:
- the rsrA gene encoding mycothiol system anti-sigma-R factor has translation MSDCQGLGDCDDTRMQRIYEYLDGALTRDDIAEIKEHLDECPECHEQYDLECVIRVMVKRSCTEAAPENLKNSILDRIHSIRPVEADAEA, from the coding sequence ATGAGCGACTGCCAGGGACTGGGCGACTGCGACGACACCAGGATGCAGCGCATCTACGAGTACCTCGACGGTGCCCTGACGCGCGACGACATCGCCGAGATCAAGGAACACCTTGACGAGTGCCCGGAGTGCCATGAGCAGTACGACCTTGAATGCGTCATCCGGGTCATGGTGAAGCGCTCCTGCACCGAGGCCGCGCCGGAGAACCTCAAAAACTCCATCCTGGACAGGATCCACTCGATCCGCCCGGTAGAGGCCGATGCCGAGGCCTGA
- a CDS encoding 50S ribosomal protein bL37: MSKRARKRRDRKRGGANHGKRPNT; this comes from the coding sequence ATGAGCAAGCGTGCACGTAAACGTCGTGACCGTAAGCGTGGCGGCGCGAACCACGGTAAGCGCCCCAACACCTAA
- a CDS encoding PadR family transcriptional regulator, with the protein MPPVFAHGALRLYLLALLEPGPKHGYELIKALSDRFGGTYSPSAGTIYPRLAKLEEEGLVATHTEGRRTNYSITPAGLVELNRRREELAGVENDISASVRRLADQLRQDIRVNMQGLRADLAATAEAARSTARSTARGAASPAGARYTKEGDRRLREAEMLVQSFRDDIRVELRRHAGAKPVTPVTLETVKTVLDQARISIRNSLDG; encoded by the coding sequence ATGCCGCCGGTCTTTGCCCACGGTGCCCTGCGGCTGTACCTGCTGGCCCTGCTCGAACCCGGCCCCAAGCACGGCTACGAGCTGATCAAGGCCCTGAGCGACCGCTTCGGCGGCACCTACTCCCCCAGCGCCGGAACCATCTATCCGCGGCTGGCGAAGCTCGAGGAGGAGGGGCTCGTGGCCACCCACACGGAGGGCAGGCGAACCAACTACAGCATCACCCCGGCAGGACTGGTCGAACTCAACAGGCGGCGCGAGGAACTGGCGGGCGTCGAAAATGACATTTCCGCCTCGGTCCGGCGCCTGGCCGACCAGCTGCGGCAGGACATCCGGGTGAATATGCAGGGGCTCCGGGCGGACCTGGCCGCCACGGCCGAAGCGGCCCGCTCGACGGCCCGCTCGACGGCCCGCGGCGCCGCCTCCCCCGCGGGGGCACGCTACACCAAGGAAGGCGACCGCAGGCTCCGGGAAGCCGAAATGCTCGTGCAGTCGTTCCGGGACGACATCCGGGTGGAACTGCGCCGGCACGCCGGCGCCAAACCCGTCACTCCGGTCACCCTCGAAACCGTCAAAACGGTCCTTGACCAGGCCCGGATCTCCATTCGGAACTCCCTCGACGGCTAA